In the Jatrophihabitans endophyticus genome, one interval contains:
- a CDS encoding DUF4012 domain-containing protein, with protein MTTPAEPEPGADPFDGPEWATSRQPDVVDGADGTARSSRHRRRVSRRRLRRRRRWGVVLITLGGLVVLTGLWIVVTGLLARGELNSARGDVATLREQIAQGDLAGARATARTLSHHADRAHGLTTGPFWAAAAAVPGDGNPVRTIRELTDQIDTLGDDVLPRLVDASTRLDPQRLRRPDGSIDLARITAVAPVLDDARGAVDHATAEVAARPARTWFGVVDAARAQLLAQLRQLGATVRSADLAARIAPPMLGADGVKRYFVAFQNDAEARGTGGIPGAFAILRVDHGRFSFERFESDDRLGEIPTGLDFGPDYADLFDGARTTSLYGNSNLSPHFPYAAQVWIAMWRKASGERLDGAFALDPTALSYLLQVTGPAPLKDGSQLTAANVVALTQSDVYARFPASSDQTARKRYLLDVAAAASRRLLDSRASETALLRAAGQAVGERRILAYSTDAAVEADLARTAAGGIVPRTTAPYVGLSIVNEGGNKLDYYLDRAITWRADGCRPRRAATATVTLRNDAPARGLSSYVTSRSDRHGPGVRPGDQRLLVSYYATQGAQLSSVTVDGKPATASAGHDLGHSVYTVDLELPRGTTRTVVLHLDEPRGAGAPVVLRQPGVRPLQVDVAAPDCG; from the coding sequence ATGACGACGCCCGCGGAGCCGGAGCCCGGCGCGGACCCGTTCGACGGGCCCGAGTGGGCGACCAGCAGGCAGCCCGACGTCGTCGACGGCGCCGACGGGACCGCCCGGTCGAGCCGGCACCGGCGCCGCGTGTCCCGACGCCGGCTGCGTCGACGGCGCCGGTGGGGCGTCGTGCTGATCACGCTCGGCGGCCTCGTCGTCCTCACCGGCCTGTGGATCGTCGTCACCGGACTGCTCGCCCGCGGCGAGCTGAACTCCGCGCGGGGCGACGTCGCCACGCTGCGCGAGCAGATCGCCCAGGGCGATCTCGCCGGGGCCCGCGCGACCGCCCGGACGCTGTCCCACCACGCCGACCGCGCGCACGGACTCACCACCGGACCGTTCTGGGCGGCCGCGGCGGCCGTCCCCGGCGACGGCAACCCGGTCCGGACCATCCGCGAGCTGACCGACCAGATCGACACCCTGGGCGACGACGTGCTGCCGCGGCTGGTCGACGCCAGCACCAGGCTGGACCCGCAGCGGTTGCGACGTCCGGACGGTTCGATCGACCTCGCCCGGATCACCGCCGTGGCACCGGTGCTCGACGACGCGCGGGGCGCCGTCGACCACGCCACCGCCGAGGTCGCCGCCCGGCCCGCGCGGACCTGGTTCGGGGTGGTGGACGCCGCGCGGGCGCAACTGCTCGCCCAGCTGCGCCAGCTGGGCGCGACGGTGCGCTCGGCCGACCTCGCCGCGCGCATCGCGCCCCCGATGCTCGGCGCGGACGGCGTGAAACGCTACTTCGTCGCGTTCCAGAACGACGCCGAGGCGCGCGGCACCGGCGGCATCCCCGGCGCGTTCGCCATCCTGCGCGTCGACCACGGCCGGTTCTCCTTCGAGCGCTTCGAGTCCGACGACCGGCTCGGCGAGATCCCCACCGGGTTGGACTTCGGCCCCGACTACGCCGACCTGTTCGACGGCGCGCGCACCACCAGCCTGTACGGCAACAGCAACCTGAGCCCGCACTTCCCGTACGCCGCGCAGGTGTGGATCGCCATGTGGCGCAAGGCGTCGGGCGAACGGCTCGACGGCGCTTTCGCCCTGGACCCGACCGCGCTGTCCTACCTGCTGCAGGTCACCGGCCCCGCTCCGCTGAAGGACGGCTCGCAACTCACGGCCGCCAACGTGGTCGCCCTGACGCAGAGCGACGTCTACGCCCGCTTCCCCGCGTCGTCGGACCAGACGGCTCGTAAGCGCTACCTGCTCGACGTCGCCGCCGCCGCGAGCCGGCGTCTGCTCGACAGCCGGGCCAGCGAGACGGCGTTGCTGCGCGCCGCCGGCCAGGCGGTGGGCGAGCGGCGCATCCTCGCCTACAGCACCGACGCCGCGGTCGAGGCCGACCTGGCCCGGACGGCCGCCGGCGGCATCGTGCCGCGGACGACCGCCCCCTACGTCGGGCTGTCGATCGTCAACGAGGGCGGCAACAAGCTCGACTACTACCTGGATCGCGCCATCACGTGGCGCGCCGACGGCTGCCGTCCGCGGCGGGCCGCCACCGCCACCGTCACCCTGCGCAACGACGCCCCGGCCCGCGGACTGTCCTCGTACGTGACCTCGCGCAGCGACCGACACGGCCCGGGCGTGCGGCCCGGTGACCAGCGGCTGCTGGTGTCGTACTACGCCACGCAGGGCGCGCAGCTGAGCTCGGTCACCGTCGACGGGAAGCCCGCGACCGCGTCCGCCGGCCACGATCTCGGCCACTCCGTCTACACCGTCGATCTCGAGCTGCCCCGCGGCACGACGCGCACCGTCGTCCTGCATCTGGACGAGCCTCGCGGCGCGGGCGCCCCGGTGGTCCTGCGCCAGCCCGGCGTCCGGCCGCTGCAGGTGGACGTCGCGGCTCCCGACTGCGGCTGA